From Candidatus Limnocylindrales bacterium:
GACCGACGTCACGGGCGTCTGCACGCTGCCGGAAGGAACCGAGATGGTGATGCCGGGCGACACGGTTCAGCTCCAGGTTACGCTGATCATGCCGATCGCCATGGACGAAGGCCTGCGCTTCGCCATCCGCGAAGGCGGCCGAAC
This genomic window contains:
- a CDS encoding elongation factor Tu, which gives rise to TDVTGVCTLPEGTEMVMPGDTVQLQVTLIMPIAMDEGLRFAIREGGRTVGAGVVSKITE